A window of Procambarus clarkii isolate CNS0578487 chromosome 9, FALCON_Pclarkii_2.0, whole genome shotgun sequence contains these coding sequences:
- the LOC138362858 gene encoding chromosome partition protein Smc-like yields MRNLELTIEQLSEKLGDQENEIENLKKEKSTLQDNQNKLKNSLEDRNNTELMKLRIQYDDEKKQYETEYALMLDEKNRQIQHIFEDKDKRIKDLADEKEKLTDLLNSINTRKLSKYVTLEKELNSAHEQLTISRQQQEELKRENKYKFNVS; encoded by the coding sequence ATGAGAAATTTAGAACTTACTATTGAGCAGCTCTCAGAGAAATTAGGAGACCAAGAAAATGAAATAGAGAATTTAAAGAAGGAAAAATCAACTCTTCAAGATAATCAAAATAAATTGAAAAATAGCCTAGAGGATCGAAACAATACTGAATTAATGAAGCTTAGAATCCAATATGATGATGAAAAGAAACAATATGAAACAGAATATGCATTAATGTTAGATGAGAAAAACAGACAAATTCAACATATCTTTGAAGACAAAGACAAACGAATTAAAGACTTAGCtgatgaaaaagaaaaactaaccgATTTATTAAATTCAATTAATACTAGAAAATTATCTAAATACGTTACACTCGAGAAGGAACTAAATAGTGCACATGAACAATTAACCATAAGTCGTCAACAACAAGAAGAATTAAAAagggaaaataaatacaaatttaatgTCTCTTAA